The Syntrophomonadaceae bacterium genome segment CAGCCGTAGGCCATCCAGGCCACCTGGATGGGATGGAGGTTCTCCGGAGTGCCGATGCCTTCGATAGTCCAGATTTTGGCGTCATCGGGCACTCTCTTCATTTTAACGATACAGGAACGCGCCACTTCGCCATCCAGGACGATAGCGCAGGAGCCGCACTGACCTTGATTACAGCCAACCTTGCAGCCGGTCAGCAACAGCTGTTCCCGCAGGACTTGGGCCAGACTGGCCTCAGGGTCAACAATCAAGGTTCTGGGCAGGCCGTTGATCTTTAACACCTTCTTAAGCATTTTCCTTCTCTCCTCGTATAATTTTATAGTGTATTTTAGAGGTTATACACCCCTCAAATCCTAACTCCCTTTCCCAAAATTACATTCGGGATACCGGCAGGGGCCGCAGACTCCGCACAATCCTCCATGACCCAATCGGGTAATGTCTCTGCGCGTAATCTCCTCTCCGGCCAGAATCCGGGGAGCCACCAGGTCAAAAACCGTCGTCTTGTGATACATCACACAACCCGGCAACCCCAGCACCGGGACATCCCCCATATAGGCCAGCATAAACATCGATCCCGGCAACACAGGCGCCCCGTAAATAACCACCTGCCCCCCAGCGGCTCTGATCCCCGCCGGGGTCACGTCATCGGGATCAACGGACATCCCGCCTGTGGTGACAATCATTTCGGCACCCTCCTGGATAAGAGTCCGAATGGCCTCCGCAATCATCCAAATGCTGTCGTTGGCAAAGATCTGCCTCAGAACCCGGCTGCCCCACCCGGTTACCTTTCTCTCTATAACAGGTCCGAACTTGTCTATGATGCGACCGTGATAAACCTCGCTGCCTGTTGTGACTATTCCTACTTTCAGGGAGCGCAGGGGTTCAATCTGAAAAACGGGGTAGAATGATTGGCTTATTCTCTCCGCCTGCTCGATTTTCTCCCTGTAGATTACCAGCGGGATAACCCGGCAACCCGCCAAGGTTTTGCCCGCCGTTACCAATTGATTGGAATGGATGGAAGCAACCACGATCTCACTGATTTCGTTAACCTCTTCCAGGGCGGGAGTATTGATTTTTAAGAGACCATTCCGATCCGCTTTTAGCTCGACCTTTCCTTCCGCCGGTTCCGTGATAACAATCCCCGGGCCTGCCACAGCTTTGGCTATCCTAAGCGCCGCTTCGTCTTCATGCAGTTTTTTTTCGTTTATTTCCCAGATATAAATATGCTCTTTTCCCAGGTTCAGGAGTCTCGGTATGTCCTCCTGGCTTACAACGTGGCCTTTTTTGAAGGCCCTGCCTTTTCTTTTGCCGGGAACAATCTCCGTAACATCGTGACAAAGCACCATTCCTGCCGCCTCGGTAACCGCTATGGTTTTCATCAGACCACTTCCTTCGGGCAAAATGTAGAGAATCCAGCGACAAAAAAGCAAAGCGCAGAAAAAGAAAACAGCGCTTTGCTTAACAGCCTTTGGGCCAGTACACTGTATTCCTTTTTCTCCCGGATGGTCCGGCCAAGGCTAAACCCCAGCAACCGCTTAACCAATTACCAACTCAAGAATTGCCAACAGCGAACTCGCTTAGAAGTATCCAGTATTCTTATATAGTAAGTTATATAGCAAGTATCATGCCAAAAAAGAAACCACCCTGTCCGCCGCGAGGTGGCTGGTCTTTTGTTTTGTTAAGGCCGGAAAATGTGTATAAAAAGTGTTACTCAAAGCATTTCAAGTAACACTTTTTACACAGGAAGGTTACACTTTAGGTTCAAGAAACTTACCAGCAAATTCGGTCTGGAGGCAGGCTGCACGTTTACAATGGGATCAATCTTCTTTTGTCAAAAAAAGACTGGACGGGTCCAGATGGAGCAGCCAGGGATATGGTTTCCTGCGCTGCTCTTCCCATTTATCCCTGTATAACATGGCCTGCAGGCAACAATCGTCGTTGTTGGCGACACCGTCAAGCCCATCAATCCGCAGGCGGAGAATGACGGTGTGGGGAGACTCTGTGATGCCGACAGGGCGGCAGGGAAAGGTATTAACTGCTCCTGGCTCATCTACCAGCAAGAGGTGGTGCTCCCTGATACCAATATGAGACACTCCCGCTGAAAAGATCTGGGCCACCTGCAGCTTACAGCCCCAGTTCAAGGCCTCAACAGTTCCGAGGGAGAGCATACGAATAGGGGATAGGTTCCGGCATCCGGTCAGACGGGCAGAGGTTATCGTCGGCGGATGCTGAAAAAGGGTCTCTTTGTGGCCTGCGGCCACAACCCGCCCGCCATCCAGCAACAACAGTTCCTTACAGATGCGGTATGATTCTTCCAGATTGTGGGTGACATACAAGGAACACCCACGGTATTTCCCGAGGTTTTCCGCCAGCTGTGCCTCAAGCTGGTTACGCAGTTGGCTGTCCAGCGAGGAAAATGGTTCATCTAAAAGCAAGGCTTCCGGTTCCAGAACCAGTGCCCGCGCCAAGGCGACCCGCTGCTGTTGGCCGCCGGAAAGCTGGCGCGGGTAACGTTTTCCCAGGCCGTGCAAATTGACCAAAGACAGAATTTCTTCAACACAACTGGCCTTTTCCTGTTTGGAAAGGTGCTGCAGACCGAAGCAAATGTTCTGTTCAACATTTAAATGTGGGAAAAGGGCATAGCTCTGAAAAAGGTAGCCGATTTTCCGCTTCCGGCTCGGCAGGTTAATACCCTGTTCCGCGTCAAAAAGAACACGCCCGTTAAGGACAATCCTGCCTTTGCTAGGGGTAACAAGGCCGGCGATACAGCGCAAAGTCATGCTTTTGCCGGAGCCGGAGGCACCAAGTAAACCAAGGGTATCCTCGCCGGCTGTAAAAGCAACGCGCAGGCGAAACCCGGACAATTCTTTTTCAATATCAACAATGAGCGTCATCTTAACCCACCCTGCTATGCGTGAAGAAGTTTTGCCGGCGATAAGACCAATAATTCAGAGCCAATACACTGGCCGTGGAAACAGCGATCATCAATAGCGTCCAGACCAGTGCGACATCTCGCTTGCCGCCTTCCACGGCAAAATATATGGCAATGGGCATCGTCTGTGTCTTGCCCGGGATATTGCCGGCCATCATCAAAGTAGCGCCAAATTCGCCAAGCGCACGCGCAAAGGAAAGAATGATCCCTGCGGTAACTCCCGGCCAGGAAAGAGGAAGGATAACCCGCCAAAACAGGCTCCATTCGCTGGCTCCCATGGTACGGGCGGCATCGGGTAGGTCCGGGTCAACCTGCTCAAAGGCGCCGCGTGCCGTCCGGTACATTAACGGAAATGCTACCACCGCCGCGGCAATAGCGGCCCCATACCAGGTGAACACGACCGGTATCCCCCACTCGGTCAGCACCCGCCCCAATAAGCCCCGGCTGCCGAAGACGAGCAATAAGAGAAATCCTACCACCGTCGGCGGGAGGAGCATCGGCATGATCAGCAACCCATCGACCAGGGATTTGATTTTACCACCCGGTGTGTGCGCCAGCCAGCGGGCGGCGAGAATTCCGGGGAAAAAGGCTACCGCTGTGGCAGCGGTAGCGGTTTGCAGGGAAATGAACAGCGGTGATAAATCCATACAATAATCACTCTCGTCTCCCTATCAATTAATGACAGCAAATCCGTAACGTTCAAACACCGCGTCAGCCTGCGCACTGCGGAGAAAATCTAAGAAGTCCCTGGCCGCAAAAGGTTCCTGGCTTCTTCTCAGCGCAGCAGCCGGATAAACGATCGGCGAGTGGGATCCTGGCGGTGCAGTGGCCAGAACGGAAACATTTGGCGCAATTTTGGCATCAGACAGGTACACAAACCCCGCGTCGGCATCGCCGGCCTCCACCCAAGCCAAGACCTGACGTACCGAGTTGCCAAAGACAAACTTAGGCTGCAGCCTGTCCCAAAGACCCTGAGCGGTAAGCGATTCTCTGGCGTAAAGGCCGGCTGGCACACTGCCCGGATCCCCAACGCCAATTCTGCGGACCGTACCGGCAACCAACTCGTTAAAACCGCCAACTCCCCGTAACCCCTGCCTGCCTACCAGGACCAGGGTGTTGCCAAGCAGGTCAGTCCTTGTTCCCTCGATTAGCAGTCCTTTTTCCTGCAAGATATCCATATTCCTCTTAGCAGCAGAGATAAACATATCAGCCGGCGCACCCTCCTCAATTTGCCGCTGCAACGCACCGGAGGCGGCATAATTGGGAGTGATCCTCACAACCGGTCTTTTCTCCTGATACATGGTAATCAGCTCATCGAGGGCATCCTTCAGGCTGGCTGCGGCGGAAACAGTCAGCCTAATCGGGCTGGCGGTAAGTCGCACCGTCCTCTCTGCAGCGTTCCAGTCTGCACGTGCCCCGAGGGTCTCGCTTACAAAGCGCAGGGGCACCAGGGTGCGGCCGTTAACAATCATCGGCAAGGTATCCAGGCTTACCGGCGTGCCGTTTCTGCGTGCCGTATTATCATTCATGGACAGCTGGACGTTGTTGTCTCCCCTGAGAACCGTGACCATTCTGGTGTTGTCGTCCCACCTGATGTCCGCGCCAAGATTCTCAGCGATAACCCGCAGGGGCACCAACACCCGGTCACCTACCAATACCGGCTGCACCTCCGCCGCCAGCGCCTTATCATTCAGCAGCACCCTTATCTCGCCGGCCTGAACCGGACTTACCATGCCAATAGTGAAAAACAAGGCGATCAGCAAAAA includes the following:
- a CDS encoding molybdopterin-binding protein; the encoded protein is MKTIAVTEAAGMVLCHDVTEIVPGKRKGRAFKKGHVVSQEDIPRLLNLGKEHIYIWEINEKKLHEDEAALRIAKAVAGPGIVITEPAEGKVELKADRNGLLKINTPALEEVNEISEIVVASIHSNQLVTAGKTLAGCRVIPLVIYREKIEQAERISQSFYPVFQIEPLRSLKVGIVTTGSEVYHGRIIDKFGPVIERKVTGWGSRVLRQIFANDSIWMIAEAIRTLIQEGAEMIVTTGGMSVDPDDVTPAGIRAAGGQVVIYGAPVLPGSMFMLAYMGDVPVLGLPGCVMYHKTTVFDLVAPRILAGEEITRRDITRLGHGGLCGVCGPCRYPECNFGKGS
- a CDS encoding sulfate/molybdate ABC transporter ATP-binding protein, which codes for MTLIVDIEKELSGFRLRVAFTAGEDTLGLLGASGSGKSMTLRCIAGLVTPSKGRIVLNGRVLFDAEQGINLPSRKRKIGYLFQSYALFPHLNVEQNICFGLQHLSKQEKASCVEEILSLVNLHGLGKRYPRQLSGGQQQRVALARALVLEPEALLLDEPFSSLDSQLRNQLEAQLAENLGKYRGCSLYVTHNLEESYRICKELLLLDGGRVVAAGHKETLFQHPPTITSARLTGCRNLSPIRMLSLGTVEALNWGCKLQVAQIFSAGVSHIGIREHHLLLVDEPGAVNTFPCRPVGITESPHTVILRLRIDGLDGVANNDDCCLQAMLYRDKWEEQRRKPYPWLLHLDPSSLFLTKED
- the modB gene encoding molybdate ABC transporter permease subunit; amino-acid sequence: MDLSPLFISLQTATAATAVAFFPGILAARWLAHTPGGKIKSLVDGLLIMPMLLPPTVVGFLLLLVFGSRGLLGRVLTEWGIPVVFTWYGAAIAAAVVAFPLMYRTARGAFEQVDPDLPDAARTMGASEWSLFWRVILPLSWPGVTAGIILSFARALGEFGATLMMAGNIPGKTQTMPIAIYFAVEGGKRDVALVWTLLMIAVSTASVLALNYWSYRRQNFFTHSRVG
- the modA gene encoding molybdate ABC transporter substrate-binding protein, which translates into the protein MFKNSFVNRFGVVFLLIALFFTIGMVSPVQAGEIRVLLNDKALAAEVQPVLVGDRVLVPLRVIAENLGADIRWDDNTRMVTVLRGDNNVQLSMNDNTARRNGTPVSLDTLPMIVNGRTLVPLRFVSETLGARADWNAAERTVRLTASPIRLTVSAAASLKDALDELITMYQEKRPVVRITPNYAASGALQRQIEEGAPADMFISAAKRNMDILQEKGLLIEGTRTDLLGNTLVLVGRQGLRGVGGFNELVAGTVRRIGVGDPGSVPAGLYARESLTAQGLWDRLQPKFVFGNSVRQVLAWVEAGDADAGFVYLSDAKIAPNVSVLATAPPGSHSPIVYPAAALRRSQEPFAARDFLDFLRSAQADAVFERYGFAVIN